One Spinacia oleracea cultivar Varoflay chromosome 4, BTI_SOV_V1, whole genome shotgun sequence DNA segment encodes these proteins:
- the LOC110777409 gene encoding probable polyamine oxidase 4 yields the protein MLYLHLWTEKIRDAHSDDMSVLQAISIVLDAHPHLRQKGLAHEVLQWFLCRLEALFAADAYMISLKTWDQEQVISSGHGLMTQGYYPLIDTLSKDIDLRLNQRGF from the exons ATGTTGTACTTGCATCTCTGGACTGAGAAAATTAGGGATGCCCACAGTGATGACATGTCAGTTCTTCAAGCCATTTCAATTGTGCTGGATGCCCATCCACACTTGAG ACAAAAAGGGCTAGCTCATGAAGTACTTCAGTGGTTCTTGTGTAGATTAGAAGCTTTGTTTGCTGCTGATGCATATATGATATCCTTGAAAACTTGGGatcag GAGCAAGTTATTTCTAGTGGTCATGGACTAATGACGCAAGGTTACTACCCTTTAATAGATACGCTTTCCAAGGACATTGACCTACGGTTGAATCAAAG GGGATTTTGA